One Microbacterium marinum genomic window, CGACGCCGTCATCGGCGCGATCGGCACCGTGGTCCGCTGAGTCAGCCCGCGAGCGTCGCCTTCGCATAGGCGACGACGGCGTTCGCGTGGCCGTGGCCGAGACCGTGCTCCTGCTTGAGGAGGGTCACGACCTCCCGGTGTGCGCGGGTGTCGAGGCTGTCGGCCGCGATGTCCAGCCAGTGCTGGATCGGCTGCCCGTACGTCTTCTCGATGCTCGCGAAATACGACGCCGGACCCTTCGGCTTCTCGCCGTCGGCGAAGACCGGCGCGGGAACGCGATGCGTGCTCATGCGCTCAGGCTAGCGCTCGGCTCAGGCGTCGATGGCCTCGCGGTCGAGGCGGTCGGCCGACGACACGATGAAGTCGCGGCGCGGCGCGACCTCGCTGCCCATGAGGAGTTCGAACACGGATGCCGCGGCCTCGGCGTCCTGCATGCGCACGCGGCGCAGCAGGCGACCGTCCCGCGCCATCGTGGTGTCCGCGAGCTGATCGGCATCCATCTCGCCGAGGCCCTTGTACCGCTGAACGGGTTCCTGCCAGCGCCTGCCGGACTTCGTCAGCTTGGTGAGGAGCGCGTGCAGCTCCTTCTCGCTGTACGTGTAGATGGTCTCGTTCGGCTTGGACCCCGGGTTGATCGCGATGACGCGGTGCAGCGGCGGGACGGCGGCGTAGACGCGACCGGCTTCGACCAGCGGGCGCATGTACCGGAAGAAGAGGGTGAGCAGCAGCGTGCGGATGT contains:
- a CDS encoding DUF4287 domain-containing protein, producing MSTHRVPAPVFADGEKPKGPASYFASIEKTYGQPIQHWLDIAADSLDTRAHREVVTLLKQEHGLGHGHANAVVAYAKATLAG